In Spirochaetota bacterium, the following are encoded in one genomic region:
- a CDS encoding secondary thiamine-phosphate synthase enzyme YjbQ, with the protein MKAYTEYFWFNTKNRVEYIRITDTVREVVKKSGIKEGFVLVSAMHITAGVFVNDNESGFQRDLSELLERLAPMNANYHHHHTGEDNGYAHLRSILVNHEVIIPVTNGDLDLGPWQQIFYAEFDGQRRKRVIVKVIGE; encoded by the coding sequence ATGAAAGCATACACGGAGTACTTTTGGTTTAACACGAAAAACAGAGTTGAATACATAAGAATAACTGACACTGTTAGAGAAGTTGTTAAGAAAAGCGGTATAAAGGAAGGTTTTGTTTTGGTTTCTGCTATGCACATAACTGCTGGAGTTTTTGTGAATGATAATGAGAGTGGTTTTCAAAGGGATTTGAGCGAACTACTTGAGAGGCTTGCGCCGATGAATGCAAACTACCATCACCATCACACAGGTGAAGATAACGGATACGCGCACTTAAGAAGCATACTTGTAAATCACGAGGTTATTATTCCTGTAACGAATGGAGACTTGGACCTAGGTCCTTGGCAACAGATATTCTACGCAGAGTTTGACGGTCAGAGAAGGAAGCGCGTTATAGTTAAAGTCATAGGTGAGTAA
- a CDS encoding glycosyltransferase family 2 protein codes for MKLSVIMPVFNGERFIVENTRRVEEILKSYIQRGSIQDYEIVIVDDGSADRTVSVLNENFSNYEKVLVIQNKFNQGKGFALKNGFFNSTGDVIVMIDSDLDIPPEQIENLINEYQKGYDVVITSKFEKGSQLKYPLFRKMVSLIFYIISKILFGLPFKDTQTGLKLFRREVLEVCLSRMVVKRFAFDLELLLIAYRYNFLIKSIPVKINYHSSGFISPRVLLMSFIDTLAIFYRLRILQYYDRPVFILKSRLYNFYFPRDNQNLEGIDCPDKKIDELDDRDFVILKRYDINKNLDISVLTSIINSYRIEIINGVSIMRIVNFKGYILSSIAFSRFLNPLFNLKYRVVAPRILPLPLSNFLCVSGKVFKYLVSKQTNLNNEVEVIRNIHERYNSVLFIPDWTHLDKIEGSVFYEFLKSLNLLFLTGYISSLFTLGVFFTSLWASLAYGITFNLWFTLPFLMFFGLYLVLKVVLSGLKFVVIFPFFVTLSLVISILGVFSPLIALVYRKLKL; via the coding sequence ATGAAGTTATCTGTTATAATGCCCGTTTTTAACGGAGAGAGGTTTATAGTTGAGAATACAAGGAGAGTTGAAGAAATTCTAAAATCATATATACAGAGAGGATCAATTCAGGACTACGAGATAGTTATCGTTGATGATGGCTCAGCCGACAGGACCGTTTCAGTGCTTAACGAAAATTTTTCTAACTACGAAAAAGTTTTGGTAATTCAGAACAAATTTAATCAGGGTAAGGGTTTTGCTCTGAAAAATGGCTTTTTCAACTCAACAGGTGATGTTATAGTTATGATTGATTCTGACCTCGACATACCACCAGAACAGATTGAAAACTTGATAAACGAATATCAAAAGGGATATGATGTTGTTATAACATCAAAGTTTGAAAAAGGTTCTCAATTGAAGTATCCGCTATTTAGGAAGATGGTTAGTCTGATTTTTTACATTATCTCCAAAATACTCTTCGGACTACCTTTCAAAGACACTCAAACAGGATTGAAACTCTTTCGCAGAGAAGTTCTTGAAGTTTGCTTGAGTAGAATGGTTGTGAAGAGATTTGCCTTTGACCTTGAACTTCTACTCATAGCATACAGATACAACTTCCTAATAAAATCTATTCCTGTAAAAATCAACTATCATAGTTCAGGTTTCATAAGCCCTAGAGTTTTGCTTATGAGTTTTATTGACACTCTTGCGATATTCTATAGATTAAGGATATTGCAATACTACGACAGACCCGTTTTCATATTAAAATCAAGACTATACAACTTCTACTTCCCAAGAGATAACCAAAACCTAGAAGGTATAGATTGTCCTGACAAAAAGATTGACGAACTTGACGATAGAGACTTTGTGATACTCAAAAGGTATGATATTAACAAAAACCTAGACATAAGTGTTCTAACATCTATTATCAACTCCTATAGGATTGAGATAATAAACGGTGTTTCAATTATGAGGATTGTAAATTTCAAAGGTTATATTCTCTCATCTATAGCGTTCTCGCGATTTCTCAATCCACTGTTTAACCTAAAATACAGAGTAGTAGCACCAAGAATATTACCACTACCTTTATCAAACTTTCTGTGTGTAAGTGGTAAAGTATTTAAGTATTTAGTCAGCAAGCAGACAAACCTAAATAATGAGGTAGAAGTTATAAGAAATATTCACGAAAGATACAATTCAGTTCTTTTCATACCGGATTGGACACACCTAGATAAGATAGAAGGTAGTGTATTTTATGAATTTCTGAAATCACTAAACTTACTCTTTTTGACAGGGTATATCTCAAGCCTATTTACACTAGGTGTTTTTTTTACATCACTATGGGCTAGTTTGGCATATGGTATAACGTTTAACTTGTGGTTTACACTACCTTTTCTAATGTTTTTCGGTCTATATCTTGTTCTTAAGGTAGTCCTTTCTGGTCTTAAGTTTGTAGTTATTTTCCCGTTTTTTGTGACTCTATCTCTGGTTATCTCAATACTTGGTGTCTTTTCACCGTTAATAGCGCTGGTATATAGAAAACTCAAACTATAG
- a CDS encoding Maf family protein: MFDGYKIILGSASEGRRSIFERVFKEFVVITPDVDEVMSSYRLGRYRHNPIMLSMFLSYIKNLDVQSKVLETDKYIVFTFDTVVVHQGDIKGKPESKEVALEWFYSYREDFQEIVTSYSIYISDIDIIINDFDVSTVYFKSVPDEEIENYIRNNPVTNWAGGIAIERAQGFFNILNGDLDSIIGVPTKKMIDQINKLIR, from the coding sequence ATGTTTGATGGCTACAAGATTATTCTAGGAAGTGCATCTGAAGGTAGAAGAAGCATCTTTGAACGAGTGTTTAAAGAATTCGTAGTGATAACACCGGACGTTGATGAAGTTATGAGTTCTTACAGACTAGGAAGATACAGACACAACCCTATAATGCTATCTATGTTTCTATCTTACATTAAAAATCTGGATGTTCAATCAAAGGTTTTAGAAACGGATAAGTATATTGTATTTACTTTTGATACTGTTGTAGTTCATCAAGGAGATATAAAAGGAAAACCCGAAAGTAAGGAAGTTGCGTTGGAATGGTTCTACTCATACAGAGAGGATTTTCAAGAGATTGTTACATCTTACTCAATATACATCTCTGATATTGATATTATCATCAACGACTTTGATGTATCAACGGTGTATTTCAAATCGGTTCCCGACGAAGAAATTGAGAACTACATTAGGAATAATCCTGTTACAAACTGGGCTGGTGGCATCGCTATTGAGAGGGCTCAAGGATTTTTTAATATACTTAATGGAGACCTAGATAGCATAATAGGTGTTCCAACAAAAAAGATGATAGACCAAATCAATAAACTAATTCGTTAG
- the aroQ gene encoding type II 3-dehydroquinate dehydratase, which yields MKKILVVNGPNLNMLGVREPDKYGNTRLEDIISKCREIADSYGYEISDFQSNGEGEIVNFIQKEGANASGMIINAGAYTHTSIAIRDAILSVKIPFVEVHISNIFSREPFRHHSYLSDIAIGVISGFRENSYYFGLLHLLSYLGEKIRI from the coding sequence ATGAAGAAGATACTAGTAGTAAATGGACCTAACCTTAATATGCTAGGTGTAAGAGAACCTGACAAGTATGGTAATACTAGACTAGAAGATATTATCTCAAAATGTAGAGAAATAGCAGATAGTTATGGTTATGAAATATCCGACTTCCAATCAAACGGCGAAGGTGAGATAGTAAATTTTATACAGAAAGAAGGAGCAAACGCATCAGGTATGATAATAAACGCTGGAGCCTATACACACACATCTATAGCAATAAGAGATGCTATACTATCAGTTAAGATTCCTTTCGTTGAAGTTCATATATCAAATATATTTTCAAGAGAACCTTTCAGACATCACTCATATCTATCCGATATAGCAATAGGAGTAATAAGTGGCTTCAGAGAGAATAGTTACTATTTTGGACTACTACACCTTTTATCTTATCTAGGAGAGAAGATAAGAATATGA
- a CDS encoding SUF system NifU family Fe-S cluster assembly protein: MSDIYMENILDHFKHPRNYGKIEDYDAFFEGGNPTCGDMVRIYVKLDDSKQYIKDIKFEGKGCAISQASASIITELVKNKSIEFVKSLTKDDIINELGIEISPTRMKCAILALETLRIALFGSEFKLV, translated from the coding sequence ATGAGTGATATATACATGGAAAACATACTGGATCACTTTAAACATCCTAGAAACTACGGTAAGATTGAGGACTACGATGCATTTTTTGAGGGGGGTAATCCAACCTGTGGAGATATGGTTAGGATATATGTGAAACTAGATGATTCAAAACAATACATAAAAGATATAAAGTTTGAAGGAAAAGGTTGTGCGATAAGCCAAGCATCAGCATCAATAATAACCGAACTCGTTAAAAATAAAAGCATAGAGTTCGTAAAATCCCTGACAAAAGATGACATAATAAATGAGCTAGGTATAGAGATAAGTCCAACTAGGATGAAGTGTGCCATCCTAGCACTTGAAACCTTAAGGATAGCACTATTCGGTAGTGAGTTTAAACTTGTGTAG
- a CDS encoding chemotaxis protein CheA: MSDISDLERVFIDEATEMVQMFEESILDIERNPENEQAINSAFRAVHTLKGGAASMGYSNLEKISHSIEDLLDYVRAKKVSLSLDVINILLDGAKVLRSTLNAILSSSQVEYSVIESISNRISSIINSSVSSLNISDRPVKETNLNINQIKLENLSLSNEVIKQIQELFSENRRSYLLEITFREDSPLKEVGVLQIVSLIRDSSQIIDSTPSLEDIYVKFYEKVSFIISTDDINKTFQRINISDIVDNIRVYQIMQQEKVEGESVKENRQETVESAEVRSSILRIESSKVDRLMNIVGELVVNRSNINENVFYLGEMINEISGYYYDVTKSIRTLSSQLSIDMKEVSEDMAEKFQNYLNIISNINQIVSQINNRVMELKKRYDNLSNGIKLFNSISIDIQERFTDLRMIPIKYLFSRLPLFVREISSQLGKEINLIVKGEDTNLDKSVIDELFDPIVHIVRNSIDHGIEDKEERISKGKSPRGNIIIEAFNEGGSVIIRIRDDGRGIDFDKIRQRGVEKGLLREGVEYDKEYLLSLIFLPGFSTKDQVSSLSGRGVGMDIVKAKIEKLRGNLMIATSKDKGTSFTIKLPLTIAIMKVLLFEIKGIIFAIPVNSIEEALTIRKDEITTFEGKSVVKIRDEVIKVYSLRDIYFDDSTLNDDVDVLIVSYLGKKYALVIDKFLKEEDIFLRPIDHTLVSPPGVVSATILGNGKVGYVIDIGNLVEYLEKQTKSKISTQV; this comes from the coding sequence ATGAGTGATATAAGTGATCTTGAGAGAGTTTTCATAGATGAAGCGACGGAAATGGTTCAGATGTTTGAGGAGAGCATACTTGATATTGAGCGCAATCCTGAAAACGAGCAAGCAATAAATTCTGCGTTTAGAGCAGTCCATACTCTAAAAGGTGGTGCTGCGTCAATGGGGTACTCAAATCTTGAAAAGATTTCTCATAGTATTGAAGATCTACTTGATTATGTGAGAGCTAAGAAAGTTAGTTTGAGTTTAGATGTTATCAATATTCTACTAGATGGAGCTAAGGTTTTAAGAAGCACTCTTAATGCAATTTTGTCTTCTAGTCAAGTTGAGTATAGCGTTATTGAGAGTATATCTAACAGAATATCGTCAATTATAAATAGTTCAGTTTCTTCTTTGAACATATCTGATCGTCCTGTTAAGGAGACTAATTTGAATATTAACCAGATAAAGTTAGAGAACTTAAGCCTGTCAAATGAGGTTATCAAGCAGATACAGGAACTGTTTTCAGAAAATAGAAGATCGTATCTTTTGGAGATAACTTTTAGAGAGGACTCGCCGCTTAAGGAAGTTGGGGTATTACAAATAGTTTCACTTATAAGGGACTCTTCGCAAATAATAGACTCAACTCCGTCTCTAGAAGATATTTACGTGAAATTCTATGAGAAGGTTTCTTTTATCATATCAACTGACGATATAAACAAAACATTCCAGAGGATCAACATATCAGATATTGTTGATAACATTAGAGTGTATCAGATAATGCAGCAAGAGAAGGTAGAGGGAGAATCTGTTAAAGAGAATAGACAAGAAACTGTTGAAAGTGCCGAGGTAAGAAGTTCAATACTAAGGATTGAAAGTTCAAAAGTTGATAGACTTATGAATATAGTAGGTGAGCTTGTTGTGAATAGGTCAAACATAAATGAAAATGTTTTTTACTTAGGTGAGATGATAAATGAGATATCAGGTTATTACTATGATGTAACCAAGAGTATAAGGACACTATCGTCTCAACTATCAATAGATATGAAGGAAGTCTCGGAAGATATGGCTGAGAAGTTTCAGAATTATCTTAATATTATTTCAAACATTAATCAGATTGTAAGTCAGATAAATAACAGAGTTATGGAACTTAAGAAAAGGTATGATAATCTGTCCAACGGTATAAAACTATTTAACAGTATATCTATAGACATTCAAGAGAGATTTACCGATCTAAGGATGATACCTATAAAATATTTGTTTAGTAGGCTTCCTTTGTTCGTAAGAGAGATTTCATCGCAGTTAGGAAAGGAGATAAACTTGATTGTGAAGGGTGAGGATACAAATTTGGATAAATCAGTTATTGATGAGCTTTTTGACCCAATAGTCCATATTGTGAGAAATAGCATTGATCACGGTATTGAGGACAAGGAGGAGAGAATATCCAAAGGTAAATCTCCTAGAGGCAATATAATAATTGAAGCATTCAACGAAGGAGGTAGTGTTATAATAAGGATAAGGGATGATGGTAGAGGTATTGATTTTGATAAGATAAGACAGAGAGGTGTAGAGAAGGGGTTGCTTAGGGAAGGAGTTGAGTACGACAAAGAATACCTACTCTCTCTGATATTTCTTCCAGGTTTTTCTACCAAGGATCAAGTTTCATCTCTATCTGGTAGGGGGGTTGGAATGGACATAGTTAAGGCGAAAATTGAAAAATTGAGGGGGAATCTGATGATAGCTACATCTAAGGATAAAGGAACTTCCTTTACCATAAAACTTCCACTCACGATTGCTATAATGAAGGTTCTACTGTTTGAGATAAAAGGTATAATTTTTGCCATACCTGTCAATTCAATAGAGGAAGCATTGACTATAAGAAAAGATGAAATAACAACTTTTGAGGGTAAATCTGTTGTTAAGATAAGAGATGAGGTTATAAAAGTTTATTCACTGAGGGATATATACTTTGATGATAGTACCTTGAATGATGATGTTGATGTTCTAATAGTCTCTTATCTTGGCAAAAAGTATGCTCTTGTGATTGACAAGTTTCTGAAGGAGGAGGATATATTTTTAAGACCAATAGATCATACGTTGGTATCTCCTCCTGGTGTTGTATCTGCTACTATACTAGGGAATGGTAAAGTAGGTTATGTAATAGATATAGGTAATCTAGTTGAATACCTTGAAAAGCAAACAAAGAGTAAAATATCTACACAAGTTTAA
- a CDS encoding LysM peptidoglycan-binding domain-containing protein: MYTVKQKDTLFSIARRFNTTIEEIISANKLESIDIRIGQTLTIPTPNRILSSYQRKTDDNNVYTVKKGDTLFSISRNTGVDIKKIMKLNNLDSKSVLRPGMIIVLGDSITSKAKLDRSSKNQVKNVEIKFELPISSVGSVKNFSDKYLEIFSPRFDKVRAVMDGEVVFVGSFSIFGRTVILKHSDGVYTIYGMFDDIEVQRGSRVKKGQQLGSPFFDVRDNVYLSKFSFIINDRMMLPRDNISTLIARHNNQDVYR, translated from the coding sequence ATGTATACGGTGAAGCAAAAGGATACTCTTTTTAGTATAGCCAGAAGGTTTAACACTACGATAGAAGAGATAATATCGGCAAATAAACTTGAAAGTATAGACATAAGAATAGGACAGACACTTACAATACCAACACCTAATAGGATTTTGTCGTCTTATCAACGAAAAACTGATGATAACAATGTTTATACAGTCAAGAAAGGAGATACTCTTTTCTCAATATCTAGAAATACTGGAGTAGATATAAAGAAGATTATGAAGCTGAACAACTTGGATAGCAAATCCGTTTTGAGACCTGGAATGATAATTGTCTTAGGAGATAGTATTACTTCAAAAGCTAAGTTGGATAGGAGTAGTAAGAATCAGGTCAAGAATGTGGAGATCAAATTTGAACTACCAATATCAAGTGTCGGTTCTGTTAAGAATTTTTCTGACAAGTATTTGGAAATCTTTTCTCCGAGGTTTGATAAGGTCAGGGCTGTTATGGATGGTGAAGTTGTGTTTGTAGGTTCGTTTAGTATATTTGGAAGGACGGTTATTCTCAAGCATTCAGACGGGGTATATACTATCTATGGTATGTTTGATGATATTGAAGTGCAGAGAGGTAGTAGAGTTAAGAAAGGGCAGCAATTAGGTAGTCCATTTTTTGATGTTAGAGATAATGTTTATCTTTCAAAATTTTCTTTCATAATAAACGATAGAATGATGCTACCAAGGGATAATATATCAACGCTTATTGCTAGACACAATAACCAAGATGTTTATCGCTAG